Proteins encoded by one window of Salvia splendens isolate huo1 chromosome 5, SspV2, whole genome shotgun sequence:
- the LOC121802136 gene encoding pollen-specific leucine-rich repeat extensin-like protein 4, which translates to MNTRKSSTTMLSIPSLIIFFIISQHSSLPHAHTIKTRQNLEIIIGGGGAPSPETPVCPEPIPPPPPPPEECPPPPPPPPPPPPPPPPPPPPPSPSPHPIKQPPRPRPSPPPPPPTPSGRTLSPELLRSKRVIETFRKTIGADPKGVTDTWNGDICYDKSKYKGFICDTTIKEQKLLVALVNFNNYEFQGKRNQPLALRNFLENLTEIIAFHSNSNFFSGGIPLGLDQIRSLFELDLSNNNLTGPFPKEVLVATNLTFLDLRFNHLSGYLNPNVFDLDLNILFLNNNNFIGPIPPALGRTPALYVTLANNKFSGPIPSTIGDTKNTLLEILLLGNYLTGTLPYEIGFLEKATLFDASANKITGQIPHSFGCLKSINYLNMSMNQLCGPVPEPLCRLPELVNLTLSDNYITQVGPACRKLIEKKVLDVGRNCILDLPNQKSKEMCAGFFHKQPCREPANLNKIPCRFESGNEPKPVVERKLTEKPRSYAALELQG; encoded by the coding sequence ATGAACACTAGAAAATCTTCCACCACTATGCTCTCAATCCCCTCACTCATAATCTTCTTCATCATCTCACAACATTCATCACTCCCTCATGCACACACCATCAAAACTAGGCAAAATCTAGAGATAAtaatcggcggcggcggcgccccCTCACCCGAAACTCCCGTTTGCCCCGAACCCATcccccctccccctcccccacCTGAGGAATGCCCTCCTCCGCCCCCTCCcccacctcctcctccaccaccgcctcctcctccaccgcctcctccaTCACCTTCTCCTCATCCAATAAAACAGCCTCCTCGGCCACggccttctcctcctcctcctcctccaactCCATCAGGAAGAACACTGTCGCCCGAGCTACTAAGGTCGAAGCGAGTGATCGAAACGTTCCGAAAGACGATAGGGGCCGATCCTAAGGGCGTGACCGATACGTGGAACGGCGACATATGCTACGACAAATCAAAATACAAAGGCTTCATCTGCGACACCACAATCAAAGAACAAAAGCTCCTCGTAGCCCTAGTCAACTTCAACAACTACGAATTCCAAGGCAAACGCAACCAACCCTTAGCCCTCCGCAACTTCCTCGAAAACCTCACCGAAATCATCGCCTTCCACTCCAACTCCAACTTCTTCTCCGGCGGCATCCCCTTAGGCCTCGACCAAATCCGCTCCCTCTTCGAACTCGACCTCAGCAACAACAACCTCACCGGCCCCTTCCCCAAAGAAGTCCTCGTCGCCACCAACCTCACCTTCCTCGACCTCCGCTTCAACCACCTCTCCGGCTACCTCAACCCGAATGTATTCGACCTCGACCTCAACATCCTCTTCCTCAACAACAACAACTTCATCGGCCCCATTCCACCCGCCCTCGGCCGCACCCCGGCCCTCTACGTCACCCTCGCCAACAACAAATTCTCCGGCCCCATCCCGAGCACCATTGGGGACACGAAAAACACGCTTCTCGAGATTCTCCTGCTCGGTAACTACCTCACGGGGACGCTCCCGTACGAGATAGGGTTCTTGGAGAAGGCCACGCTATTCGACGCGAGCGCGAACAAGATCACGGGCCAAATCCCGCACTCGTTCGGGTGCCTCAAGTCGATTAACTACCTCAACATGTCGATGAATCAGCTCTGTGGGCCGGTTCCCGAGCCGCTGTGCCGGCTGCCGGAGCTGGTGAACCTGACGCTGAGCGACAACTACATCACGCAGGTGGGGCCCGCGTGCAGGAAGCTTATTGAGAAGAAGGTTTTGGACGTTGGAAGGAACTGCATTTTGGATCTGCCGAATCAGAAGAGTAAGGAGATGTGTGCGGGTTTTTTTCACAAGCAGCCGTGCCGGGAGCCGGCTAACCTGAATAAGATACCTTGCCGCTTTGAATCGGGAAATGAACCGAAACCGGTGGTGGAGAGGAAGCTGACGGAGAAGCCGCGAAGCTATGCAGCTCTGGAGCTGCAAGGCTAA